In the genome of Enterococcus hirae ATCC 9790, one region contains:
- the typA gene encoding translational GTPase TypA, with protein MNYRNDIRNVAIIAHVDHGKTTLVDELLKQSDTLDAHTQLQERAMDSNALEKERGITILAKNTAVDYKGIRVNIMDTPGHADFGGEVERIMKMVDGVVLVVDAYEGTMPQTRFVLKKALEQHITPIVVVNKIDKPSARPEFVVDEVLELFIELGADDDQLDFPVIYASALNGTSSLSDDPADQEPTMAPIFDTIVEKIPAPVDNSDEPLQFQVSLLDYNDYVGRIGIGRVFRGTIKVGDQVALLKLDGSVKKFRVTKLFGFFGLKRLEIDEAKAGDLIAVSGMEDIFVGETVTPVDHQDALPILHIDEPTLQMTFLVNNSPFAGREGKYVTARKIEERLMAELQTDVSLRVEPTNSPDAWTVSGRGELHLSILIENMRREGYELQVSRPEVIEKEIDGVKCEPFERVQIDTPEEYMGSVIESLSLRKGEMQDMIHTGNGQIRLTFLTPARGLIGYSTEFLSMTRGYGIMNHTFDQYLPMLPGQIGGRHQGALVSIDTGKATTYSIMSIEERGTVFVEPGTEVYEGMIIGENSRDNDLTVNITKAKQMTNVRSATKDQTSVIKKPKQLTLEESLEFLNDDEYCEVTPESIRLRKQILNKNAREKASKKKK; from the coding sequence TTGAACTATAGAAATGATATCCGTAACGTAGCGATCATCGCCCACGTTGACCACGGAAAAACCACATTGGTTGATGAATTATTGAAACAATCAGATACATTAGACGCACACACACAATTACAAGAACGTGCGATGGATTCAAATGCTTTAGAAAAAGAACGTGGAATCACGATTTTAGCAAAAAATACCGCAGTTGATTATAAAGGGATTCGTGTCAATATCATGGATACACCTGGGCATGCGGACTTTGGTGGCGAAGTTGAACGAATCATGAAAATGGTTGACGGCGTTGTCTTAGTAGTTGATGCTTATGAAGGAACGATGCCACAAACTCGTTTTGTTTTGAAAAAAGCGCTAGAACAACATATTACACCGATCGTAGTTGTGAATAAAATTGATAAACCTTCTGCACGACCTGAGTTTGTTGTTGATGAAGTATTAGAATTATTTATTGAACTAGGTGCAGATGATGATCAATTAGATTTCCCAGTTATCTATGCTTCAGCATTAAACGGAACATCTAGCTTGTCTGATGATCCAGCTGATCAAGAACCAACAATGGCACCGATCTTTGATACAATTGTTGAAAAAATTCCTGCGCCAGTAGACAATAGCGATGAACCATTACAATTCCAAGTATCATTGCTTGATTATAACGACTATGTTGGACGTATCGGGATTGGTCGTGTCTTCCGTGGAACGATCAAAGTAGGGGACCAAGTTGCCTTACTAAAATTAGACGGTTCAGTTAAAAAATTCCGTGTAACTAAATTATTTGGTTTCTTCGGCTTGAAACGTTTAGAAATTGACGAAGCAAAAGCTGGAGATCTAATTGCCGTATCAGGAATGGAAGATATTTTCGTTGGGGAAACAGTGACACCTGTGGACCACCAAGATGCTCTGCCAATTCTACACATTGACGAACCAACACTGCAAATGACTTTCTTAGTGAATAATTCACCATTTGCTGGCCGTGAAGGGAAATATGTCACTGCTCGTAAAATTGAAGAACGCTTGATGGCTGAGTTGCAAACGGATGTTTCATTGCGTGTTGAACCAACAAATTCTCCAGATGCTTGGACTGTTTCTGGTCGTGGAGAACTTCATTTGTCAATCTTGATCGAAAACATGCGTCGTGAAGGTTATGAACTACAAGTATCGCGTCCTGAAGTTATCGAAAAAGAAATTGATGGCGTGAAATGTGAACCTTTTGAACGTGTTCAAATCGACACACCTGAAGAATATATGGGTAGCGTAATCGAATCATTAAGCTTACGTAAAGGTGAAATGCAAGACATGATCCATACTGGTAATGGACAAATCCGTCTAACATTTTTAACACCAGCTCGTGGCTTGATTGGTTATTCAACTGAATTCCTTTCAATGACTCGTGGCTACGGAATCATGAACCACACATTTGATCAATACCTACCAATGTTACCAGGTCAAATCGGTGGACGACACCAAGGTGCGTTAGTATCAATCGATACTGGAAAAGCAACGACTTATTCCATCATGAGTATCGAAGAACGTGGAACTGTTTTTGTTGAACCAGGTACAGAAGTTTATGAAGGTATGATCATTGGTGAAAATAGTCGTGACAATGACTTGACTGTTAACATTACGAAAGCAAAACAAATGACTAACGTTCGTTCTGCTACCAAGGACCAAACATCTGTTATCAAAAAACCAAAACAATTGACGTTAGAAGAATCGTTAGAATTCTTGAATGACGATGAATATTGTGAAGTAACACCGGAAAGTATCCGTTTAAGAAAACAAATCTTAAACAAAAATGCACGTGAAAAAGCTTCTAAAAAGAAAAAATAA
- a CDS encoding inositol monophosphatase family protein — protein MNKQELIHQIKIWLKEAAEKIRAVQIKTLKVDQKTNRKDLVTNMDREVQAFLIEKIQAYNPEAKILAEEEGYSELESFEGQVFVIDPIDGTMNFVLEQENFCIMLGVYQDGVGQLGFIYDVMKEALYWGGKDLGVYMNDHPLTKPEDLRLKDGLIGLNGYLFSHNRWNVRTIGEQSMGVRIYGCAGLEMIALLKGKHIGYIANLSPWDYGAGNVLLAEFGMKYSGISGEKLKFRGREYYIAATPQAYDEIRALIAAADSLNK, from the coding sequence ATGAATAAACAAGAACTGATCCATCAGATCAAAATTTGGCTTAAAGAAGCAGCTGAGAAAATTCGTGCGGTACAAATCAAGACGCTTAAAGTTGATCAAAAAACCAATCGAAAAGATCTGGTTACCAATATGGATCGTGAAGTCCAAGCTTTTTTGATTGAAAAGATTCAGGCGTATAATCCAGAAGCAAAGATTCTCGCAGAAGAAGAAGGTTACAGTGAGTTAGAAAGCTTTGAAGGGCAAGTATTTGTTATTGATCCAATTGATGGAACCATGAACTTCGTACTTGAACAAGAGAATTTTTGTATTATGTTAGGCGTTTATCAAGATGGTGTTGGACAACTTGGTTTTATTTATGACGTGATGAAAGAAGCGCTGTATTGGGGTGGAAAAGATTTAGGTGTTTATATGAATGACCATCCGTTAACTAAGCCAGAAGACCTTCGTTTAAAAGATGGACTTATTGGTTTGAACGGTTATCTTTTTAGTCATAATCGGTGGAATGTCCGAACGATTGGTGAACAAAGTATGGGTGTTCGTATTTATGGATGTGCAGGACTAGAAATGATTGCACTTTTAAAAGGGAAACATATTGGTTATATTGCAAATTTGAGCCCGTGGGACTATGGCGCAGGGAATGTTTTACTCGCTGAATTTGGAATGAAATATAGCGGTATCTCAGGAGAAAAGCTAAAATTTCGAGGAAGAGAATATTATATTGCGGCTACACCTCAGGCCTATGATGAAATTCGGGCACTTATTGCTGCGGCTGATTCGCTAAATAAGTAA
- the lpdA gene encoding dihydrolipoyl dehydrogenase, with protein MVVGDFAVELDTVVIGAGPGGYVAAIRAAEMGQKVAIIEREYIGGVCLNVGCIPSKALIAAGHHYQESLDSTLFGVTSENVTLDFAKTQDWKENKVVKTLTSGVGFLLKKHKVETIEGEAFFVDDHTLRVIHPDSAQTYSFNNAIIATGSRPIEIPGFKFGGRVLDSTGGLALKEVPKKFVIIGGGVIGAELGGAYANLGAEVTILEGSPQILPTYEKDMVKLVEDDFKKKGVTIVTNAMAKEAVDNGDSVTVKYTVDGKEETVTADYVMVTVGRRPNTDDMGLEQAGVEVGERGLIPVDQQGRTNVPNIFAIGDIVPGAALAHKASYEAKIAAEAISGKKVAVDYKAMPAVAFTDPELASVGMTIKEAKEAGIEATAYKFPFSGNGRALSLAKTEGFIRLVTTNEDNVIIGAQIGGVGASDMVSELALAIESGMNAEDIALTIHPHPSLGEITMDAAELALGLPIHI; from the coding sequence ATGGTAGTTGGAGATTTTGCTGTAGAATTAGACACAGTTGTAATCGGTGCGGGACCTGGTGGCTATGTTGCTGCCATCCGTGCTGCTGAAATGGGACAAAAAGTGGCAATCATTGAAAGAGAATACATCGGTGGTGTTTGTTTAAACGTTGGTTGTATTCCTTCAAAAGCGCTGATTGCTGCAGGACATCATTATCAAGAATCTCTTGATTCAACTTTATTCGGTGTCACGAGTGAAAATGTCACACTTGATTTTGCAAAAACACAAGACTGGAAAGAAAATAAAGTAGTGAAAACACTGACTTCTGGTGTTGGTTTCTTATTGAAAAAACACAAGGTAGAAACAATCGAAGGTGAAGCATTCTTCGTCGATGATCATACATTACGTGTGATCCATCCTGATTCTGCTCAAACGTATTCTTTCAATAATGCAATCATTGCTACTGGTTCCCGTCCGATCGAAATCCCAGGCTTCAAGTTTGGCGGACGTGTACTTGACTCAACAGGCGGCTTAGCTTTAAAAGAAGTACCAAAAAAATTCGTCATCATTGGTGGCGGAGTTATTGGAGCAGAATTAGGTGGAGCCTATGCTAACTTAGGTGCTGAGGTAACGATTCTTGAAGGTTCTCCTCAAATTTTACCTACCTATGAAAAAGATATGGTGAAATTAGTGGAAGACGACTTCAAGAAAAAAGGTGTGACAATCGTAACCAATGCAATGGCGAAAGAAGCTGTTGATAATGGGGACAGTGTGACAGTCAAATATACTGTTGACGGTAAAGAAGAAACAGTGACAGCAGATTATGTTATGGTAACAGTTGGCCGTCGTCCAAATACTGACGATATGGGATTAGAACAAGCGGGTGTCGAAGTCGGTGAACGTGGATTGATTCCAGTGGATCAACAAGGGCGTACGAATGTGCCAAACATTTTTGCAATTGGGGATATCGTACCAGGTGCTGCTTTAGCGCATAAAGCAAGTTATGAAGCAAAAATTGCTGCAGAAGCTATCTCAGGTAAGAAAGTAGCAGTTGACTATAAAGCAATGCCTGCGGTTGCCTTTACAGATCCAGAATTAGCTTCTGTTGGGATGACGATCAAAGAAGCAAAAGAAGCTGGTATTGAAGCTACTGCATATAAATTTCCGTTTTCAGGAAATGGACGGGCGTTATCGCTTGCAAAAACAGAAGGTTTTATCCGTTTAGTGACGACCAATGAAGACAACGTCATCATTGGAGCGCAAATCGGTGGTGTAGGTGCTAGTGATATGGTTTCTGAGCTTGCTTTAGCCATTGAATCAGGAATGAATGCCGAAGACATTGCATTAACGATCCATCCGCATCCATCGCTAGGTGAAATTACGATGGATGCTGCTGAACTCGCTTTAGGTTTACCAATCCATATTTAA
- a CDS encoding dihydrolipoyllysine-residue acetyltransferase, which translates to MAYQFKLPDIGEGIAEGEIVKWFVKPGDTINEDDTLLEVQNDKSVEEIPSPVTGTVKNVIVPEGTVANVGDVLVEIDAPGHEDNETSGDAGVAAKEQTPEHPAAEPTEASADGGVFEFKLPDIGEGIAEGEIVKWFVKPGDTINEDDTLLEVQNDKSVEEIPSPVTGTVKNILVSEGTVATVGDVLVEIDAPGHNSAPSTTSEKTAESTDAKVETSGSASVAEAADPNKRVLAMPSVRQFAREKDVDITQVTATGKGGRVTKEDIESYLSGGHASQTASAEPAAPASEKAVEAKAESKPAAPAKAFKSNLGELEERVAMTPTRKAIAKAMVNSKQTAPHVTLHDEVEVSKLWDNRKRFKEVAAANGTKLTFLPYVVKALTATVKKFPILNASIDDANQEIVYKNYYNIGIATDTDHGLYVPNVKDADRKGMFAIADEINEKAKLAHEGKLAAEDMRNGTITISNIGSVGGGWFTPVINYPEVAILGVGTIAQQPIVNGEGEIVVGRVMKLSLSFDHRIVDGATAQQAMNNIKRLLADPELLMMEG; encoded by the coding sequence ATGGCATACCAATTTAAATTACCTGACATTGGTGAAGGAATCGCAGAAGGCGAAATCGTCAAATGGTTTGTCAAGCCAGGCGATACCATCAATGAGGATGATACGTTATTAGAAGTTCAAAATGATAAATCAGTAGAAGAAATTCCATCCCCAGTTACTGGGACAGTGAAAAACGTCATCGTACCTGAAGGAACAGTCGCGAATGTTGGCGATGTACTGGTAGAAATCGATGCACCAGGACATGAAGACAATGAAACAAGTGGCGATGCTGGAGTAGCAGCGAAAGAGCAAACACCTGAACATCCAGCTGCTGAACCAACTGAAGCTAGTGCCGATGGTGGGGTCTTTGAATTTAAATTACCCGATATTGGTGAAGGAATCGCAGAAGGTGAAATCGTTAAATGGTTTGTGAAACCAGGCGATACCATCAATGAAGATGACACATTGTTAGAAGTACAAAACGATAAATCGGTAGAAGAAATCCCGTCACCAGTGACTGGAACGGTTAAAAACATCTTGGTATCAGAAGGAACAGTTGCAACTGTTGGTGATGTATTAGTAGAAATCGATGCACCAGGACATAATAGTGCGCCTTCTACTACATCAGAAAAAACAGCTGAATCAACTGATGCTAAAGTAGAAACTTCTGGTTCAGCATCAGTAGCTGAGGCAGCTGATCCTAACAAACGTGTTTTGGCTATGCCATCAGTTCGACAATTTGCTCGTGAAAAAGATGTGGATATCACACAAGTCACTGCAACTGGTAAAGGCGGACGTGTGACAAAAGAAGATATTGAAAGTTATCTATCAGGTGGGCATGCGAGTCAAACAGCATCAGCTGAACCAGCTGCACCTGCGTCAGAAAAAGCGGTTGAAGCGAAAGCTGAAAGCAAGCCAGCAGCACCAGCAAAAGCGTTCAAATCTAATTTAGGTGAATTGGAAGAACGTGTAGCGATGACACCGACACGTAAAGCGATTGCTAAAGCAATGGTCAATAGCAAGCAAACAGCGCCACATGTTACTTTACATGATGAAGTAGAGGTTTCTAAACTTTGGGATAATCGTAAGAGATTTAAAGAAGTGGCAGCTGCGAATGGGACAAAATTGACTTTCTTGCCATACGTGGTAAAAGCATTAACTGCTACTGTGAAGAAATTCCCTATTTTGAATGCGTCAATTGATGATGCGAACCAAGAAATCGTTTATAAAAATTACTATAACATCGGAATTGCAACTGATACAGATCATGGCTTGTATGTACCAAATGTAAAAGATGCAGACCGTAAAGGCATGTTTGCGATTGCGGATGAAATCAATGAAAAAGCAAAACTAGCTCATGAAGGTAAATTAGCAGCTGAAGATATGCGAAATGGCACTATTACGATCAGTAACATTGGTTCTGTAGGTGGCGGTTGGTTTACACCAGTAATCAACTACCCTGAAGTAGCAATTTTAGGTGTGGGAACAATTGCACAACAACCGATCGTTAATGGTGAAGGTGAAATCGTTGTTGGACGAGTGATGAAACTTTCCTTAAGCTTTGATCACCGTATCGTAGACGGAGCAACAGCTCAACAAGCAATGAACAATATCAAACGACTTTTAGCTGATCCTGAGTTATTGATGATGGAAGGATGA
- a CDS encoding alpha-ketoacid dehydrogenase subunit beta, with translation MAQKTMIQAITDALALELENDENVIVFGEDVGKNGGVFRATEGLQEKFGEERVFDTPLAESGIAGMSFGLALEGFRPVPEIQFFGFIFEAMDEVVAQMARTRYRMGGTRNLPITIRSPFGGGVHTPELHSDNLEGLIAQSPGIRVVIPSNPYDAKGLLISSIRSNDPVVFLEHMKLYRSFREEVPDEAYEVPLDKAAITREGTDVSIITYGAMVREAIKAADNLAKEDISVEVVDLRTVAPLDIDTIIQSVEKTGRVVVVQEAQRQAGVSAQVIAEISERAILSLEAPIGRVAAPDTVFPFGQAENIWLPNAADIEAKVKEIAEF, from the coding sequence ATGGCACAAAAAACAATGATTCAAGCAATCACAGATGCCCTAGCACTTGAACTTGAAAATGATGAGAACGTAATCGTTTTTGGTGAAGATGTTGGGAAAAACGGTGGAGTTTTCCGTGCAACGGAAGGATTGCAAGAAAAATTTGGCGAAGAACGCGTTTTCGATACCCCATTAGCTGAATCAGGGATTGCTGGTATGAGTTTTGGGTTAGCTTTAGAAGGTTTTCGTCCAGTACCTGAAATTCAGTTCTTTGGATTTATTTTTGAAGCCATGGATGAAGTAGTCGCACAAATGGCACGTACAAGATATCGAATGGGTGGGACTAGAAATCTACCGATCACGATTCGTTCACCATTTGGTGGTGGGGTTCACACACCAGAACTTCATTCAGATAACTTAGAAGGATTGATTGCTCAATCTCCAGGAATTCGCGTAGTCATTCCATCAAATCCTTATGATGCAAAAGGATTATTGATCTCTTCTATCCGCAGCAATGACCCAGTTGTATTTTTGGAACATATGAAACTTTATCGTTCATTCCGTGAAGAAGTTCCAGATGAAGCTTATGAAGTACCATTGGACAAAGCGGCAATTACTCGTGAAGGAACAGACGTTTCAATCATCACCTATGGCGCAATGGTTCGTGAAGCGATCAAAGCAGCTGACAATCTTGCGAAAGAGGATATTTCAGTAGAAGTCGTTGACCTAAGAACAGTCGCACCGCTAGATATTGACACAATCATTCAATCAGTTGAGAAAACTGGTCGTGTGGTAGTCGTTCAAGAAGCGCAACGACAAGCAGGTGTAAGTGCCCAAGTGATTGCTGAAATCTCAGAACGTGCGATCCTTTCATTAGAAGCACCAATTGGACGTGTAGCAGCACCAGATACTGTTTTTCCATTTGGACAAGCTGAAAACATCTGGTTACCAAATGCGGCTGATATTGAAGCAAAAGTCAAAGAAATTGCAGAATTCTAA
- the pdhA gene encoding pyruvate dehydrogenase (acetyl-transferring) E1 component subunit alpha, translating into MAKKKLPLDFNALLDEVNSDFPVYQALDQNGKVVNPDLVPDLSDEQLVELMTSMVWSRVLDQRSTALNRQGRLGFFAPTAGQEASQLASAFAFEKEDVLLPGYRDVPQLVKHGLPLAQAFLWSRGHAAGNFYPEELKALPPQIIIGAQYIQAAGVALGLKKRNKKNVVFTYTGDGGSSQGDFYEAINFAGAYHANAVFYIQNNGFAISTPREKQTAAKTLAQKAVAAGIPGIQVDGMDPLAVYTVSKMARDWAINGNGPVLIETLTYRYGPHTLSGDDPTRYRSKETDDEWQKKDPLIRFRNYLTEKGLWSEEKEEQVIEQTKEEIKAAIAEADKIPKQKVSDFLKNMFEVAPQSIKEQIAIYEAKESK; encoded by the coding sequence ATGGCAAAAAAGAAATTACCACTAGACTTTAATGCGTTATTAGATGAAGTCAATTCAGATTTTCCAGTATACCAAGCGCTTGACCAAAATGGTAAAGTAGTAAACCCTGATCTTGTTCCTGATTTATCAGATGAACAATTAGTAGAATTAATGACTAGCATGGTTTGGTCTCGTGTATTAGACCAACGTTCAACAGCTTTAAACCGTCAAGGACGTTTAGGATTCTTTGCACCGACAGCTGGTCAAGAAGCTAGCCAACTTGCAAGTGCATTTGCTTTTGAAAAAGAAGACGTATTACTTCCTGGTTACCGTGATGTTCCCCAATTAGTAAAACATGGATTGCCTTTAGCACAAGCTTTCTTATGGTCACGAGGACATGCGGCAGGGAATTTTTATCCAGAAGAATTGAAAGCTCTACCACCACAAATCATTATTGGTGCGCAGTACATCCAAGCGGCTGGTGTGGCTTTAGGTTTGAAAAAACGAAACAAAAAAAATGTGGTCTTCACTTATACTGGTGACGGCGGCTCTTCTCAAGGTGATTTTTATGAAGCAATAAACTTTGCTGGAGCTTATCATGCAAATGCTGTATTTTATATCCAAAACAATGGCTTTGCGATCTCAACACCTCGTGAAAAACAAACAGCTGCTAAAACATTAGCGCAAAAAGCTGTGGCAGCCGGGATTCCAGGGATCCAAGTAGATGGTATGGATCCATTAGCAGTTTATACAGTATCTAAAATGGCACGTGATTGGGCAATCAACGGGAATGGTCCAGTCTTGATTGAGACATTGACTTACCGTTATGGTCCGCATACTTTATCAGGAGATGACCCAACTCGTTACCGTTCTAAAGAAACAGATGACGAATGGCAGAAAAAAGATCCATTGATCCGTTTCCGTAACTACCTAACAGAAAAAGGTCTATGGTCAGAAGAAAAAGAAGAACAAGTAATTGAACAAACAAAAGAGGAAATCAAAGCAGCGATTGCTGAAGCAGATAAGATTCCAAAACAAAAAGTTTCTGATTTCTTAAAAAATATGTTTGAAGTGGCACCACAATCAATTAAAGAACAAATTGCAATCTATGAAGCGAAGGAGTCGAAATAA
- a CDS encoding PLP-dependent aminotransferase family protein: MWEVIDKKQRPIYRQIMDQVMKNIENGNLDPNVPLPSERKLAVIFQTNRTTVVRALDELRDLGVLISRRGSGRFVNQTEWGRYSVPRVNWRELFSQRYEQIDDSYEKMIEVGKLNPYFLDLFSSEMPTDLLPNVQFPAYSMNEIIEKEQQITCLGYLPLVAKIKNYLIEKFYFDFTKTQLLVTSGGQQAIFLILQTILSSGDAIAVEAPSFFYRLSLFKATGIRLFGVPMDREGIELDKLEVLIKKNKLKAVLVNPNFQNPTGKVMSQKRREALVTLCRNYQLPIIEDDVFSDLSFHDSEKHKPTAIHSIDPENVLYVGSLSRVLGQTTKIGWIVGLRSFIDRLAKAQEMMEFSMSIFPQNVAMTVFEESYSTKIAIVREELYKRSLTLVEWEKTQNFFEVWPIYGGYYAWITWKGQQLTRDIAEELIRSGLGIAPSFLFGEETNGLRINFSRLTEERLPFFQAEMAKLAKRLSV; encoded by the coding sequence ATGTGGGAAGTCATAGATAAGAAACAAAGACCAATTTATCGACAAATTATGGATCAGGTGATGAAAAATATTGAAAATGGGAATTTAGATCCCAACGTACCCTTGCCCTCTGAAAGGAAATTGGCAGTTATTTTTCAAACAAATCGCACAACTGTGGTTCGAGCGTTGGATGAATTACGAGATCTTGGCGTTCTTATCAGTCGCCGAGGTAGTGGACGTTTTGTGAATCAAACCGAATGGGGGCGGTATTCTGTCCCGAGAGTGAATTGGCGCGAATTATTTTCCCAACGCTATGAACAAATCGATGATAGTTATGAAAAAATGATCGAAGTAGGAAAACTGAACCCTTATTTTCTCGATTTATTTTCGAGCGAGATGCCTACAGACTTATTACCAAACGTTCAATTTCCAGCATACTCAATGAATGAGATTATTGAAAAAGAGCAACAAATCACCTGTCTAGGTTATCTTCCATTAGTAGCAAAAATAAAAAATTACTTGATCGAAAAATTTTATTTTGATTTTACTAAAACGCAATTATTAGTTACGAGTGGGGGTCAACAGGCTATTTTTCTAATTTTACAGACGATTTTATCTAGTGGTGATGCTATTGCGGTAGAAGCGCCTTCGTTTTTTTATCGTTTGTCCTTATTTAAAGCGACAGGGATTCGTCTATTTGGTGTACCCATGGATAGAGAAGGTATTGAGCTGGATAAGCTAGAAGTGTTGATCAAGAAAAATAAATTGAAAGCTGTCTTAGTTAATCCAAACTTTCAAAATCCAACAGGGAAAGTGATGTCCCAAAAACGTCGCGAAGCATTAGTGACCCTTTGTCGCAACTATCAATTACCGATCATTGAAGACGACGTTTTTAGTGACTTATCCTTTCATGATAGTGAAAAGCATAAACCAACTGCGATTCATTCGATTGATCCGGAAAACGTCTTATATGTCGGATCATTATCTAGGGTATTAGGACAAACGACCAAGATAGGTTGGATCGTTGGGCTGCGTTCCTTTATCGACCGCTTAGCGAAAGCGCAGGAAATGATGGAATTTTCGATGAGCATCTTTCCCCAAAATGTGGCGATGACTGTATTTGAAGAAAGTTATAGCACAAAGATCGCCATTGTGAGGGAAGAATTATACAAAAGAAGTTTGACACTGGTTGAATGGGAAAAAACGCAAAACTTTTTTGAAGTCTGGCCCATTTATGGTGGGTACTATGCGTGGATTACGTGGAAAGGACAGCAATTGACAAGAGATATTGCGGAAGAATTGATCCGCTCAGGGTTAGGCATTGCACCAAGTTTTTTGTTTGGAGAAGAGACCAACGGGTTACGTATCAATTTTAGTCGTTTAACTGAAGAAAGGCTGCCATTTTTTCAAGCGGAAATGGCAAAATTAGCAAAACGTTTATCCGTTTAA
- the guaC gene encoding GMP reductase, protein MKVFDYEDIQLIPNKCIVSSRSECNTTVTLGKHTFKMPVVPANMQTIIDESIAQFLAENGYFYIMHRFDEAARIPFVQKMKEQQLITSISVGVKQEEYSFVEELAQLNLVPDYITIDIAHGHSNAVIEMIQHIKKHLPETFVIAGNVGTPEAVRELENAGADATKVGIGPGKVCITKIKTGFGTGGWQLAALRWCAKAARKPIIADGGIRTHGDIAKSVRFGATMVMIGSLFAGHEESPGETMVENGVVYKEYFGSASEFQKGEKKNVEGKKIWIQHKGSLKDTLVEMQQDLQSSISYAGGKDIEAIRKVDYVIVKNSIFNGDTI, encoded by the coding sequence ATGAAAGTGTTTGATTACGAAGATATCCAACTCATTCCTAATAAATGTATTGTAAGTAGCCGTTCAGAATGTAACACGACAGTGACACTAGGAAAGCATACTTTTAAAATGCCTGTTGTCCCTGCGAATATGCAAACGATCATCGATGAGTCAATTGCACAATTTTTAGCAGAAAATGGTTACTTCTATATTATGCATCGATTTGATGAAGCAGCAAGAATCCCCTTTGTGCAAAAAATGAAGGAGCAACAATTGATTACTTCAATCAGTGTTGGCGTAAAACAAGAAGAATATTCATTTGTTGAAGAATTAGCACAGTTAAATTTAGTTCCTGATTATATCACGATTGATATTGCGCACGGTCATTCAAATGCGGTGATTGAAATGATCCAACATATCAAAAAACATTTACCAGAAACGTTCGTTATTGCAGGAAACGTTGGTACACCAGAAGCTGTTCGGGAATTAGAAAATGCCGGAGCTGATGCAACAAAGGTTGGAATTGGACCTGGTAAAGTTTGTATCACAAAAATCAAAACCGGTTTTGGTACCGGTGGTTGGCAACTTGCTGCCTTAAGATGGTGTGCGAAAGCTGCCAGAAAACCGATTATTGCTGATGGGGGTATTCGTACCCATGGTGATATTGCAAAATCCGTTCGTTTTGGCGCAACAATGGTTATGATCGGTTCGCTATTTGCCGGACATGAAGAATCGCCTGGTGAGACAATGGTGGAAAATGGCGTAGTGTACAAAGAATACTTCGGCTCTGCCTCCGAGTTTCAAAAAGGTGAAAAGAAAAATGTAGAAGGTAAGAAAATTTGGATCCAACATAAAGGGTCTTTGAAAGACACGTTGGTTGAAATGCAACAAGATTTACAATCTTCTATTTCTTACGCGGGTGGGAAAGATATTGAAGCTATTCGCAAAGTTGATTATGTGATTGTTAAAAACTCCATTTTTAACGGAGATACCATTTAA